A window from Acropora palmata chromosome 14, jaAcrPala1.3, whole genome shotgun sequence encodes these proteins:
- the LOC141866771 gene encoding uncharacterized protein LOC141866771: MFRVRVRSLENKASYPVTAVGISCISSNISKIKVHEVVKLLGLGEENIKRGDGPVDMLIGIDHPRLHTGETKQAATLVARHSPLGWVVFGAKPRGHVHHVLNVKLSAPIDMTDFWSTESMGVAIKPCDCEADKLSPVERKEAKIIEDYCQRIGTQWLIPYPWKRDPSTLPNNRSQAEKKLEATERRLAENPEHAKAYDKQMTELTEMNFARKLTKEQMTAYKGPIHYISHHEVIRPEKKTTPIRIVFNSSASFQGHRLNDYWIKGPDLLNSLFGVILRFRENEVAVAGDISKMYHRVLIPERISKFIGTCRETWKQSLMSMLRPS; encoded by the coding sequence ATGTTCCGCGTCCGTGTCAGGTCCCTGGAAAATAAGGCCAGCTATCCAGTCACAGCTGTGGGGATATCTTGTATAAGCAGCAACATCTCCAAGATCAAAGTACACGAAGTTGTAAAGCTCCTAGGTCTAGGAGAGGAAAACATCAAAAGAGGTGACGGTCCAGTTGACATGCTGATCGGCATAGACCACCCAAGATTACATACAGGGGAAACCAAACAAGCTGCTACTCTCGTGGCAAGGCACTCACCCCTTGGCTGGGTAGTATTCGGGGCTAAACCCAGAGGGCACGTCCATCATGTGCTAAATGTCAAGCTTTCCGCTCCCATCGATATGACTGATTTTTGGTCAACGGAGTCAATGGGAGTGGCAATCAAACCTTGTGATTGTGAAGCCGACAAGTTGAGCCCAGTTGAACGAAAGGAAGCGAAGATCATTGAAGACTACTGCCAAAGGATCGGAACGCAATGGCTCATTCCGTATCCCTGGAAAAGGGACCCCTCCACCCTACCGAACAACAGGTCACAAGCAGAGAAGAAGCTGGAAGCGACCGAGCGTCGACTTGCCGAGAACCCAGAACACGCTAAGGCCTATGATAAACAAATGACCGAGCTCACAGAAATGAACTTTGCGAGGAAATTGACAAAGGAACAAATGACGGCGTATAAAGGCCCAATACACTACATCTCACACCATGAAGTTATAAGACCGGAAAAGAAGACCACACCAATCCGCATCGTCTTCAATTCATCTGCTTCCTTCCAAGGTCATCGCTTGAATGACTATTGGATAAAAGGTCCTGATCTGCTGAACAGCCTGTTTGGAGTTATTTTGCGATTTAGAGAAAATGAGGTTGCAGTGGCTGGAGACATATCCAAGATGTACCATAGGGTCCTCATTCCTGAACGGATCAGCAAGTTCATCGGTACTTGTAGAGAAACATGGAAACAGAGCCTGATGTCTATGTTAAGACCGTCCTGA
- the LOC141866772 gene encoding uncharacterized protein LOC141866772 — MAQIALRKTADEAKSSYPHAAKVLKENTYMDDICDSVHTVEEAEQLTADMDNILSQGGYQVKAWLSNQPLRKEREGRRETSVKLLQGATEEKILETIWNHAEDVFMFKFNPPEEIKLTKRGILSQIARLFDPVGFAAAFLVRAKIGMQRLWQRGLEWDQRLPTPVREEWIRFFQEMKNLNNVTFERPLTPPQVIEAPKLCIFSDASNEAFGACAYIRWQTESSSFNTRFIAAKSRVAPLKSLTVPRLELQGAVLATRLYQVIVEETRIQFMKAVFFTDSNIVLSWIRSQAREFKPFVSARVAEIQSNSDPSQWRHVPGEFNVADDVSRGIPVERLTDRWKHGPEFLGLPDDDWPNDKFTADQSEVEKERRKPQVVMKLANQPELIDCKKFSNWRRLVTVSAFVLRFISNLRMQLENNKTAESSKEANDGPLTPQELQDAEIYWVKESQKGLLGRLKKGNFQELSPFTDNKGFIRVGDRTFRSSDNSGEGREEVLDPQSPRFSQNCKIPMCTLPRNGSKGGNSVYRRSTKESPRSVNASVPLNGMRLFWPL, encoded by the exons ATGGCCCAAATCGCATTACGAAAAACAGCCGATGAAGCAAAGTCCTCGTATCCACACGCTGCTAAGGTGCTGAAAGAGAACACGTATATGGACGACATTTGTGACTCAGTTCACACTGTAGAAGAGGCCGAACAGCTAACAGCTGACATGGATAACATATTATCCCAAGGCGGATATCAAGTCAAGGCATGGCTATCAAATCAGCCTTTACGAAAAGAGAGAGAAGGTCGGAGGGAGACTTCAGTCAAACTTCTGCAGGGCGCAACTGAAGAGAAGATACTCGAGACCATTTGGAACCACGCTGAAGATGTTTTTATGTTTAAGTTTAATCCACCAGAAGAGATAAAGCTGACCAAGAGAGGAATACTAAGTCAGATAGCCCGACTATTTGATCCTGTAGGATTTGCAGCCGCATTCCTAGTTCGCGCCAAAATCGGGATGCAGCGACTATGGCAAAGAGGGTTAGAATGGGATCAACGGCTACCGACACCAGTGCGCGAAGAATGGATTCGTTTCTtccaagaaatgaaaaacctCAACAACGTCACCTTTGAGAGGCCATTGACGCCACCGCAAGTAATTGAAGCTCCgaaattgtgcattttctCGGACGCATCTAATGAAGCCTTTGGAGCTTGTGCGTACATCAGGTGGCAGACAGAAAGCAGTTCCTTCAACACAAGATTTATTGCAGCAAAATCTAGAGTGGCACCTCTGAAATCGCTAACTGTACCTCGTCTAGAGCTACAAGGAGCAGTACTGGCAACCAGGCTATATCAGGTCATCGTTGAGGAAACACGAATACAATTCATGAAAGCCGTATTTTTCACAGATAGCAATATAGTGTTGTCATGGATCCGCAGTCAAGCCAGAGAATTCAAGCCATTTGTATCCGCTCGTGTTGCAGAAATCCAAAGCAATTCGGATCCCTCTCAGTGGAGACACGTGCCTGGGGAGTTCAACGTAGCTGATGACGTCTCTCGAGGTATACCGGTTGAGCGTTTAACTGACAGATGGAAACACGGACCAGAGTTTCTTGGCTTGCCCGACGATGACTGGCCAAATGACAAATTTACTGCTGACCAGTCTGAAGTTGAGAAAGAACGACGCAAGCCGCAAGTAGTCATGAAACTAGCAAACCAGCCAGAGTTGATTGACtgcaaaaaattttcaaactggAGAAGACTTGTGACAGTAAGCGCCTTCGTCTTGAGGTTCATCTCGAATCTACGTATGCAATTGGAAAATAACAAGACAGCAGAAAGTTCCAAAGAAGCAAACGACGGACCGCTCACGCCCCAAGAACTTCAGGATGCAGAGATCTACTGGGTGAAAGAGAGCCAGAAAGGCCTCCTTGGTCGCCTCaagaaaggaaattttcaGGAGCTCAGTCCCTTCACAGACAACAAAGGCTTCATTAGAGTTGGAG ACCGGACATTCAGGAGTAGCGACAACAGTGGCGAAGGTCGGGAAGAAGTTTTGGATCCTCAGAGCCCACGATTTAGCCAAAACTGTAAAATTCCGATGTGCACCCtgccaagaaatggaagcaaGGGTGGAAACTCAGTTTATCGCCGATCTACCAAGGAGTCACCTAGAAGCGTTAACGCCTCCGTTCCACTTAACGGCATGCGACTATTTTGGCCCTTATAA
- the LOC141866777 gene encoding uncharacterized protein LOC141866777, whose product MMLNDNGSQLVGAERELREMIRGWDVEQLKEFNAEKGMKWQFATPAAPHQNGCAEALVKSTKIALKRAIGEQVLTPFEFYTCLLEVANLINQRPVGRIPNDPDDGSYLCPNDMLLGRSSSTVPQGPFQETNNPRHRAEFVQKIVDSFWRR is encoded by the coding sequence ATGATGCTGAACGACAATGGTTCGCAGTTAGTTGGTGCGGAACGCGAACTACGAGAGATGATCAGAGGATGGGATGTGGAGCAGCTGAAGGAGTTTAATGCTGAAAAGGGAATGAAATGGCAGTTTGCTACACCGGCAGCACCTCATCAGAACGGCTGCGCAGAGGCCCTAGTGAAGAGTACCAAGATTGCCCTGAAAAGAGCAATAGGAGAGCAAGTGCTAACACCCTTTGAGTTTTATACCTGTTTATTGGAAGTGGCTAACTTGATTAACCAACGCCCTGTTGGCCGAATTCCGAATGACCCCGATGATGGATCCTACTTGTGCCCTAACGACATGCTCCTCGGTCGATCTTCGTCAACAGTACCACAAGGACCTTTCCAAGAAACCAACAATCCACGCCACAGAGCAGAATTTGTGCAGAAAATAGTAGACAGCTTTTGGAGACGCTAG